One window of the Marmota flaviventris isolate mMarFla1 chromosome 2, mMarFla1.hap1, whole genome shotgun sequence genome contains the following:
- the LOC114084862 gene encoding LOW QUALITY PROTEIN: small ribosomal subunit protein eS27-like (The sequence of the model RefSeq protein was modified relative to this genomic sequence to represent the inferred CDS: inserted 2 bases in 2 codons) has protein sequence MPLAKDLLHPSPEKEKGKHKKKRLVQSPNSHFMDVKCPGRSNVTTVFSXVLCVGCXTVLCQPVGGKAGLTEGCPVGKKQH, from the exons ATGCCTCTTGCAAAAGATCTTCTTCATCCCTctccagaaaaggaaaaggggaaacaCAAGAAGAAGCGCCTGGTGCAGAGCCCCAATTCCCATTTCATGGATGTGAAATGCCCAGGACGCTCTAATGTCACCACAGTCTTTA TAGTTTTGTGTGTTGGCT TCACTGTTCTCTGCCAGCCTGTGGGAGGAAAAGCAGGGCTTACAGAAGGGTGTCCCGTTGGGAAGAAGCAACACTAA